In the genome of Elusimicrobiota bacterium, one region contains:
- a CDS encoding oligosaccharide flippase family protein: protein METSNTHSLKKRYFYKLVSNIFGLGINIVTAGITPRGLGPKNYGDFNFLSSVFLQIKGFLDMGVSVGFYNKISQRQNEQGLIAFYFHFLTIASCLIFLFIMVLHGTGLYTLVFPDQKLIFIYMSAILIILTWFGQGFDQMTDAFGLTIYSERARMLQKALGAGLLIVLFLYQILTLRNYFYYQYFNQIVLTGMFIWVINTNKGLIKKQWKLTLSQIKTYFFEFYHYSFPIFVEASIGTVAVFFDRWLLQIFGGSIQQGFYSFSYNIGALCFLFTGAMTPLLSREYAIAHANNDIKKMALLFRRFVPVFYSLAAFFSCFVIIQSEKIVYILGGNAYKTANLAVKIMAIYPIFQVYGQLSTSVLLAAGKTKLYRNIGIFSSIAGLLLTFFFLAPTKYFGLNAGANGLAVKMVLIVFVVVNVFLFYISKFLGISFWKYLAHQAVSFGSLLVASFSVSILVDSILKLNGNVIVNFIISGSIYTSIVLLIAYKYPVLFGLKNEDINYAVNFIRKKVSELKPHE from the coding sequence ATGGAAACTTCAAATACCCATTCGCTAAAAAAACGCTATTTCTATAAACTCGTTTCTAATATTTTCGGGCTTGGAATAAATATTGTTACTGCGGGTATAACACCCAGGGGACTCGGGCCGAAAAATTATGGAGATTTCAATTTTTTATCAAGCGTCTTCCTCCAGATAAAGGGTTTCTTGGATATGGGTGTTTCGGTAGGATTTTATAACAAAATATCTCAGCGGCAGAATGAGCAGGGCCTTATTGCGTTTTATTTTCATTTCCTTACGATCGCATCCTGTCTTATTTTTCTTTTTATAATGGTTTTGCATGGTACCGGTTTGTACACGCTGGTTTTTCCTGATCAAAAACTTATTTTCATTTACATGTCGGCAATCCTTATCATTCTTACATGGTTTGGCCAGGGTTTTGACCAGATGACCGATGCCTTCGGGCTTACGATATATTCTGAACGCGCTCGAATGCTTCAAAAAGCTCTGGGCGCGGGATTACTTATCGTGCTTTTTCTTTATCAGATTCTTACTTTGCGGAACTATTTTTACTATCAATACTTTAATCAAATCGTTCTGACGGGTATGTTTATCTGGGTCATTAATACAAATAAAGGCTTAATTAAAAAGCAATGGAAATTGACTCTTTCGCAGATCAAGACTTATTTCTTTGAATTTTATCACTACAGTTTTCCGATTTTCGTTGAAGCAAGTATCGGTACGGTAGCCGTATTCTTTGACCGATGGCTTTTGCAGATTTTTGGAGGAAGTATTCAACAGGGCTTTTACAGTTTTTCATACAATATTGGAGCTCTTTGTTTTCTTTTCACCGGAGCAATGACGCCTTTACTATCCAGAGAGTACGCAATAGCGCATGCTAATAATGACATTAAGAAAATGGCTTTATTGTTCCGCAGGTTTGTCCCCGTGTTTTATTCTCTTGCCGCTTTTTTTTCTTGTTTTGTGATTATTCAGTCAGAGAAAATAGTTTATATATTGGGCGGTAACGCGTATAAAACCGCGAATCTTGCGGTGAAAATCATGGCGATATATCCAATCTTCCAAGTTTACGGACAGCTAAGTACGTCTGTACTGCTTGCCGCAGGTAAAACAAAACTTTACAGAAACATAGGGATCTTTTCATCTATTGCCGGATTGCTGTTAACTTTTTTCTTTTTGGCTCCGACGAAGTATTTCGGATTAAATGCCGGGGCAAATGGGTTAGCCGTAAAAATGGTTTTAATTGTGTTTGTAGTGGTAAATGTATTTCTTTTTTATATATCAAAATTCCTTGGCATATCATTTTGGAAATATCTGGCTCACCAGGCGGTTTCTTTTGGGAGCCTTCTAGTGGCTTCTTTCTCCGTTTCTATTCTTGTTGATAGTATTTTAAAACTTAATGGGAATGTCATAGTTAATTTTATAATTTCCGGCTCTATATACACTTCAATTGTTTTGCTTATTGCGTATAAATACCCTGTTTTATTTGGTTTGAAAAACGAAGATATTAATTATGCAGTGAACTTCATTCGAAAAAAAGTATCTGAATTGAAGCCACATGAATAG